The following nucleotide sequence is from Solanum dulcamara chromosome 7, daSolDulc1.2, whole genome shotgun sequence.
AGTCCATcactgaaaataataactagtGATGATGTTAATACAATATACTTGAGTCTAGAAGTAAATAAGATAGACGTAGCTAGAAAAGACTAAAATCACGACTactatatatttgatttgatttgatactactaataatagtaaCAGAGAGTGAAAAGAAACAGGACAAGACTAATGGTGAGGACAGAAGGTGAGAACATAGCTGCTACCAGTGCAAGTGGCAATACTAGTGGGATCATCGTAAGCATATGAGTAAGCTCTGGGACAAGCAGTCTTGAATATCCTTGAGTAAGCAGTTGGCTTGCAAGTTTGTGGGTTCCCAAAAGTTCCAGTGCAACAATACCTTGGTGAATTGAAAGCTGAGCATGCACTTTTGCAAGCCACCACTTGACTCTTATCATGAGATCTCACTTGTAGACCTGCTGGACACATTGTGTTCAAGTCACTCACACACCCAGCATAGCTGCATTTCCCTGTCAAAacagaaagtaaaaaaaagttACTTAATAAGACGAAATTCTCGAAGATCATAGAATCGCAGATCTAAAACTACCAACTTATTTGCCCTCAAAATTGAGGGTAGTGCAATGGATATCGGAAAATGGGGATTAGAATGTGAAAAATCAAACTCTCACTAACCAGGTGAAACCGGAAAATTTAGGTAGTCAACAAACTCAGCTACTGAGATTGCCCGATCTAAAACTATCAACCTAATACTCGAGAAAGGAAAAACAAGAAGAAGATATAATTTCGTAATCACAGAAGTAACCCTACTATGAAACTGAGAAGAGGGAAGCATAAAAGTACTATTCAGGGACAAATAAGTCCTTCAACATTTTTAGGCATAAATCTCACCTTTCCCTCGAACTGGAGTTACAGAGATGGCGAGATTGTAACCATCTACGAGACTCACATCGTAGAAATCCTGCTCATTCCCCAGAGTAATCTCAGCGAGAGTAGCCGGAGGGGTCCCACCAATTCCATTACAAAAGAGCGCACCGCCACAGTCCCCAGTTGCACAGCGTCCACGGCCAGTAGCATCAAAAGCGCAGCCATGACGGCCCCAAACTCGACCGGACCACCCAGCCGGCATACTAAGTCTGTATGCCTTGTTCGGCATAAGCTTAAACCCTCCACGAGCCAGAACCGGCTTACCTGCACTTGGCTGGATCCCTGGCCACACCGGGTGGCTACATTTGTTGTACAATGTCATTGTTGTAGCTGAGACTGAACCAAAAAAAGAACTGacattagtaaaaaaaataaaaataaagcacACAACTAGCTATTTGTACAACATTTTGGTGTGTACCTGAAATGTGGGAGGCAAAGATGGTGAAAAAGGCCAAAACTAGAAAGGGTGTGAGAAATCGATCTGCCATGGCTAAAATTATGGAGAAAGCTGGCTGCGGCAAAGCGCTAGTAAGAGAAGTGTACCTGTTAGGAATGGTAAATAGAAATGGGGGGCTTTTTATAGAAAAATCAATAAGAAAGAAACAGAGGAAAATGGGGAGACACTAAAATGTAGGGTTACTTTGGATACTTAGGTGGTGAACGGTAATTAAGTGAACCTGTttgtgaataaaatgagaagttGCTAGCTGTAAAAgttaaaaaatggaaaaagatcAAAGGAGTTTGTACCTCAAGagttatattatataataactCAAATTATGTAATAatgttatattttgataattttctttcaaaatcaaactctccctcaattttgaataataatcAAACTCTCTCATTTATCTCATACATTATTTATTTTACCCTTGTTATATCACATCTATTTAATATCTCTTTATATTATagatattttactttttaacatagatatttataactttttctttGAGTTCTTTAACATTATaagtagaataatatttttaagaatttatcacaaaaatttatattattgttatttcaatataatatacattaagtgtgtgtatatgtatgtatacatatattttttcttttttccactATTTTATTCCAtgcatttcatattacttgattCTCCTTGATATATATGACACTccttaaataataattagagGTATATTTTCCTAAactaattattaataatattttaaaaccttaaatttaactattactattttatgcggttatttaatactaaaggtagaaataaaaagatattaaaaaattcttaaattttataaattggacaagtaaattaaaacaactatttttagaatgagaATCAAGTAATATAAATGGCTGTGAATATTCTCttctatataaaaattaataagttTTGATTGACATTGATGGagtattacataaattataatctaaaataatttaaaatctaaataataCAATCCTTAAAAATTTgtccttaattaaattaattatttgtatttcctacgttgaaatatatttgtatagttaTTATTCTCTGCTATTTTCacttgtataaataaatattgaagttttgattattattaataaaattaattttctcattatGCGAATTTACTTCATTATAGAACATCATTAATTTATATACTTAATtagtattttttcacttttttgtccaaaaatgatgtttatgcttttatgaaaattttgttacattaaataaagaataaaaatatcaagatttctaaaaaaagtaaaaaaaaaaattaataatgaaaagGTATAATAggtattttgaaaatttaattagaATAAAGGGAGGagtttgattattgttcaaagttgaggGGGGAGTTGTATTTTAAAAGCAAAGTTGGAGGGTGAAGATGACTTTTACCTTTGCAAAACATATGCTTAGATTGAGGTTCAAACTTTCAAGATCGAAAACTAGTTGCTAAATCAATGCATCAAGAGTTGTTCATTGTTTAAGTATTATCATTTTGTTCGATATATTACTCGACATTTCTTTGCTCAACATGAATTTACCCTTGTGTAGATATCTCGTATCAATTACATATAAACTAATTTCGATTAATTTAGATTTACATCACTTATTGAACATTAAAGATTTGTTCAATATCATGTGCTCTTTTACTTCTCCAAATTCTTGCCTGATTATTCCGAAATCCTGGGTAGAGAGGAGACCCAACATGGGGGAGATTAGTGATAGAGATGTAATAGATACTTGCATTTAGGATATGTTTGGAAAGCCACCTGATAATTAAAATTGATGTAATTATTAGGtgctaattattaatttaataattacGATGACCTATTTATTTGCCTCAATGTAATTATACTGTAATTATAATTGTATTGTTTGATTGCACAAATGTAATtactattaaatttaaaaaataaaagttaattgtctaaacttaaaa
It contains:
- the LOC129894701 gene encoding thaumatin-like protein, with translation MADRFLTPFLVLAFFTIFASHISVSATTMTLYNKCSHPVWPGIQPSAGKPVLARGGFKLMPNKAYRLSMPAGWSGRVWGRHGCAFDATGRGRCATGDCGGALFCNGIGGTPPATLAEITLGNEQDFYDVSLVDGYNLAISVTPVRGKGKCSYAGCVSDLNTMCPAGLQVRSHDKSQVVACKSACSAFNSPRYCCTGTFGNPQTCKPTAYSRIFKTACPRAYSYAYDDPTSIATCTGSSYVLTFCPHH